One genomic region from Pseudoduganella lutea encodes:
- a CDS encoding LysR family transcriptional regulator has protein sequence MKAFDMNLLPVALAVFEEKSVSGAARRLGMSQPAVSVALNKLRTALGDPLFVRTTQGMQPTPRALDLIAPTRDILQRLETDVLARRDFDPATTRRRFTLALSDIGEMTFLPKLLDRLQRDAPEATISSVTMPPGELARALESGDVDLAVGYFPDLHHRNLFQQRLFSHDFTCLLRQGHPYRARRLTLEAFLKMGHAVIKAEGRSQEVFEQFLARQKIERRVVLSTPHFMSIPFLIASSDLVVTVPRAVGESFAKLADIRLLEPPLDIPPFDLKQHWHRKYHKDGASAWLRALLVELFGAQGSGKALTAGSE, from the coding sequence GTGAAGGCTTTCGACATGAACCTGCTGCCGGTGGCGCTGGCGGTGTTCGAGGAAAAGAGCGTGAGCGGGGCCGCGCGCCGCCTGGGGATGAGCCAGCCGGCCGTCAGCGTGGCGCTGAACAAGCTGCGCACGGCCCTCGGCGACCCGCTGTTCGTGCGCACCACGCAGGGCATGCAACCCACGCCGCGCGCGCTCGACCTGATCGCGCCCACCCGCGACATCCTGCAGCGCCTCGAGACGGACGTGCTGGCGCGCCGCGATTTCGACCCCGCCACCACGCGCAGGCGCTTCACGCTGGCGCTGTCGGACATCGGCGAGATGACGTTCCTGCCCAAGCTGCTGGACCGGTTGCAGCGCGACGCGCCGGAGGCGACGATCAGTTCGGTGACCATGCCGCCCGGCGAGCTGGCGCGGGCCCTGGAAAGCGGCGACGTGGACCTGGCCGTGGGCTACTTTCCCGACCTGCACCATCGCAACCTGTTCCAGCAGCGCCTGTTCTCGCACGATTTCACCTGCCTGCTGCGGCAGGGGCACCCTTATCGTGCGCGGCGGCTCACGCTGGAGGCATTCCTGAAGATGGGGCACGCCGTGATCAAGGCGGAAGGGCGCAGCCAGGAAGTGTTCGAACAGTTCCTGGCGCGGCAGAAGATCGAGAGGAGGGTGGTGCTGTCGACGCCGCACTTCATGTCGATCCCGTTCCTGATCGCGTCGAGCGACCTGGTGGTGACGGTACCGCGGGCGGTAGGAGAATCGTTCGCGAAACTGGCGGACATCCGGCTGCTGGAACCTCCGCTGGACATTCCGCCGTTCGACCTGAAACAGCACTGGCACCGCAAATACCACAAGGACGGTGCCAGCGCCTGGCTGCGCGCGCTGCTCGTCGAGCTGTTCGGCGCCCAGGGGAGTGGAAAAGCGCTTACTGCAGGGTCAGAATGA
- a CDS encoding VOC family protein, translated as MNIIGPDALVFGVDDVAACAQYLTDYGLHPAGDGRFEALDGTAIVLAHKDDASLPPAMGTASMLRKTVYGVADEAALGAIAEELGRDREVKRLPDGGIESVDDMGFVLGFQVTVRRPLDMPAETINAPGAPAQRKPNVVAVDENAPALPRTLSHVVYFVPDVPRAERFYVERLGFACTDRLVGAGPFLRPAGTLDHHTLFLIQTPPFMKGIEHFTFHMGGPTEVMQAGSRFVNKGYQSFWGPGRHKMGSNWFWYFNSPLGCHVEYDADMDLHDEQWTARAAPAGADASQLFLFEKRDNWAPGGPPPGAAGAAERH; from the coding sequence ATGAATATCATCGGACCCGACGCGCTGGTCTTTGGCGTGGACGACGTTGCCGCCTGCGCGCAGTATCTCACCGACTACGGGCTGCACCCGGCCGGCGACGGCCGCTTCGAGGCCCTGGACGGCACGGCGATCGTGCTGGCGCACAAGGACGACGCAAGCCTGCCGCCGGCGATGGGCACGGCCAGCATGCTGCGCAAGACCGTCTATGGCGTGGCGGACGAAGCGGCGCTGGGCGCCATTGCGGAGGAACTGGGCCGCGACCGCGAAGTGAAGCGCCTGCCCGATGGCGGCATCGAATCGGTGGATGACATGGGCTTCGTGCTCGGCTTCCAGGTCACGGTGCGCCGCCCGCTCGACATGCCGGCCGAAACCATCAATGCGCCCGGCGCGCCGGCACAGCGCAAGCCGAACGTGGTTGCTGTCGACGAGAACGCTCCCGCGCTGCCGCGCACGCTGTCGCACGTCGTCTACTTCGTGCCGGACGTGCCGCGGGCGGAGCGCTTCTATGTGGAGCGCCTCGGCTTCGCGTGCACGGACCGCCTCGTGGGCGCCGGCCCGTTCCTGCGCCCGGCCGGCACGCTCGACCACCACACGCTGTTCCTGATCCAGACGCCGCCGTTCATGAAGGGCATCGAACATTTCACGTTCCACATGGGCGGCCCGACCGAAGTGATGCAGGCCGGCTCGCGCTTCGTGAACAAGGGTTACCAGTCGTTCTGGGGACCGGGACGCCACAAGATGGGTTCGAACTGGTTCTGGTATTTCAACAGCCCGCTCGGCTGCCACGTCGAGTACGACGCGGACATGGACCTGCACGACGAGCAGTGGACCGCCCGCGCCGCGCCGGCCGGCGCCGATGCTTCGCAGCTGTTCCTGTTCGAGAAGCGCGACAACTGGGCACCGGGCGGCCCGCCACCCGGCGCCGCTGGCGCCGCGGAACGTCACTGA
- a CDS encoding alpha/beta hydrolase family protein yields MFKYFPTNYVWNLSVDLAIEMGARIGEIEEMCAPLQEAARQPDAEGTRAFRATWSNMADKLCGLAEEDERRGRLISAGDKYGRAATYYLTAERLQAHGAPGRTELYKRFLDVFARGIRLAGENCERVEIPYGDGHIAGLYVRAEGVTGPAPLLVQVNGLDSTKEMKYRVGLPRWLAQRGVSSLVIDQPGTGEALRLHGMTAVHDSERWASKVVDWLESAPERRADVDPKRIGLEGVSLGGYYCPRAVAFEPRFACGVVWGANHDWRDVQKKRLAKEGSFPVPHYWEHVRWVWGAKDMDDFMRIAENVHLDGVLDRITVPFLVTHGEKDSQIPLHWAQRTYDQLVNSPGRELKIFTDREGGVQHSSFDNSANAGAYIADWVAETLGGRVAI; encoded by the coding sequence ATGTTCAAGTACTTCCCGACCAACTATGTGTGGAACCTGTCGGTCGACCTGGCCATCGAGATGGGCGCCAGGATCGGCGAGATCGAAGAAATGTGCGCGCCGTTGCAGGAAGCCGCGCGCCAGCCCGACGCCGAGGGCACCCGCGCATTTCGCGCCACCTGGTCGAACATGGCCGACAAGCTGTGCGGCCTTGCCGAGGAAGACGAGCGGCGCGGCCGCCTCATCTCCGCCGGTGACAAGTACGGCCGTGCCGCCACCTATTACCTGACCGCGGAGCGCCTGCAGGCGCATGGCGCACCGGGCCGCACGGAGCTCTACAAGCGCTTCCTCGACGTGTTCGCGCGCGGCATCCGGCTGGCCGGCGAGAACTGCGAACGCGTGGAAATCCCCTATGGCGATGGGCACATCGCGGGGCTCTACGTCCGCGCCGAGGGCGTGACGGGACCCGCGCCGCTTCTCGTGCAGGTCAACGGCCTGGACTCGACGAAGGAAATGAAATACCGCGTCGGCCTGCCGCGCTGGCTCGCGCAGCGCGGCGTGTCCTCGCTGGTGATCGACCAGCCGGGCACCGGCGAAGCGCTGCGCCTGCACGGCATGACGGCTGTTCATGACAGCGAGCGCTGGGCATCGAAGGTCGTCGACTGGCTGGAATCGGCACCGGAGCGCCGCGCCGATGTCGATCCGAAGCGCATCGGCCTGGAAGGCGTGTCGCTGGGCGGCTACTACTGCCCCCGCGCGGTGGCCTTCGAGCCGCGCTTCGCCTGCGGCGTGGTGTGGGGCGCCAACCATGACTGGCGCGACGTGCAGAAGAAGCGGCTGGCGAAGGAAGGCAGCTTCCCGGTGCCCCATTACTGGGAACACGTGCGCTGGGTCTGGGGTGCAAAGGACATGGACGACTTCATGCGCATCGCGGAGAACGTGCACCTGGACGGTGTGCTGGACCGCATCACCGTGCCATTCCTCGTCACGCATGGCGAAAAGGATTCGCAGATCCCGCTGCACTGGGCACAGCGCACCTACGACCAGCTCGTGAACAGCCCCGGCCGGGAGCTGAAGATCTTCACGGACCGCGAGGGCGGCGTGCAGCATTCGAGCTTCGACAATTCGGCCAACGCCGGCGCGTATATCGCCGACTGGGTCGCGGAAACGCTGGGCGGACGGGTAGCCATCTAG
- a CDS encoding cupin domain-containing protein: protein MGALKPVRRIVTGHDATGKAIVSAAGPLPTVVPIERIPGTVFHEIWSTAATPAPVGNGPDPTLGALVLPPPRHGSRLRIVDIPPDTEAFLAHGAAGMKEAFAQIGDAAASTVEAGSPHPLMHRTESVDYGIVLEGAMTLVLDDSEVPLAQGDIVIQRGTNHAWANRSGAMCRMLFVLLDGEYEPEVRAALAARKEKP, encoded by the coding sequence ATGGGCGCCTTGAAACCTGTGCGCCGCATCGTTACCGGCCACGACGCCACCGGCAAGGCGATCGTCAGCGCAGCCGGCCCGCTGCCCACCGTGGTGCCGATCGAACGGATTCCCGGCACCGTGTTCCATGAAATCTGGTCGACGGCGGCCACGCCCGCCCCGGTGGGCAACGGCCCCGATCCGACCCTCGGGGCCCTCGTGCTGCCGCCGCCGCGCCATGGCTCGCGCCTGCGCATCGTCGACATTCCGCCGGATACCGAAGCGTTCCTGGCGCACGGCGCCGCCGGCATGAAGGAGGCGTTCGCGCAGATCGGCGACGCGGCCGCCTCGACCGTCGAGGCGGGTTCGCCGCACCCGCTGATGCACCGCACGGAATCGGTCGACTACGGCATCGTGCTGGAAGGCGCGATGACCCTGGTGCTGGACGACAGCGAAGTGCCGCTGGCGCAGGGCGACATCGTCATCCAGCGGGGCACCAACCACGCGTGGGCCAACCGTTCCGGCGCCATGTGCCGCATGCTGTTCGTGCTGCTGGACGGCGAATATGAACCCGAAGTGCGTGCCGCGCTCGCGGCGCGAAAGGAGAAACCATGA
- a CDS encoding FAD-dependent oxidoreductase yields the protein MDAAVQRVLIVGGGFSGMAAAIELRKRGIAVDLVEIDAGWRSYGAGISLGGATLRAFRTLGVLDEFVRRGSAHDNVDLHTSTGHHLATLPTPRLAGPDVPGGGAIMRPELAAILADATRASGTKVRLGCTFASFTQDDDGVDVVFTDGDTGRYDLVIGADGLYSTMRATLFPAAPTPQYTGQGVWRAVLPRLESVDHAMMWLGPKIKAGVAPVSATQMYLYVTEDRAERTHIDPARFLPLLRDLLAPFDVPALQAIRARLAEDSQVIYRPLEGMLLPRPWHRGRIVLIGDTVHATTPHMASGACIGIEDAIVLAEELERGAGVHAALAAFEERRWERCRMVVENSGRLGEIEITGGDKAEHGRIMRETLVALGQAI from the coding sequence ATGGATGCTGCCGTGCAGCGCGTGCTGATCGTCGGCGGCGGCTTTTCCGGCATGGCCGCCGCCATCGAACTGAGGAAACGCGGCATTGCCGTCGATCTCGTCGAAATCGATGCGGGCTGGCGCTCGTACGGCGCCGGCATCAGCCTGGGCGGCGCCACGCTGCGTGCATTCCGCACGCTGGGCGTGCTCGACGAATTCGTGCGCCGCGGTTCCGCGCATGACAACGTCGACCTGCATACTTCGACCGGCCACCACCTCGCCACCTTGCCGACGCCGCGCCTTGCCGGGCCGGACGTGCCGGGCGGGGGCGCCATCATGCGCCCCGAACTGGCGGCGATCCTGGCCGATGCCACCCGTGCATCCGGCACCAAGGTGCGCCTCGGCTGCACGTTCGCCTCGTTCACCCAGGATGACGATGGGGTGGACGTTGTTTTCACCGACGGCGACACCGGCCGGTACGACCTGGTGATCGGCGCGGACGGCCTGTATTCGACGATGCGCGCCACACTGTTCCCGGCCGCGCCGACGCCGCAGTACACGGGGCAGGGCGTCTGGCGCGCCGTGCTGCCGCGCCTGGAGTCCGTCGACCACGCGATGATGTGGCTGGGCCCGAAGATCAAGGCGGGCGTTGCGCCCGTGTCGGCGACGCAGATGTACCTGTACGTGACGGAAGACCGCGCCGAACGCACCCACATCGATCCGGCGCGCTTCCTGCCGCTGCTGCGCGATTTGCTGGCGCCGTTCGACGTGCCCGCGCTGCAGGCAATCCGCGCCCGGCTGGCCGAGGATTCGCAAGTGATCTACCGCCCGCTGGAAGGCATGCTGCTGCCGCGCCCATGGCATCGCGGCCGCATCGTGCTGATCGGCGATACCGTGCACGCGACCACGCCGCACATGGCGTCCGGCGCCTGCATCGGCATCGAGGATGCGATCGTGCTGGCCGAGGAACTGGAACGCGGCGCGGGCGTGCACGCGGCACTGGCCGCGTTCGAGGAACGGCGCTGGGAGCGCTGCCGCATGGTCGTCGAGAATTCCGGCCGGCTGGGCGAGATCGAGATTACCGGCGGCGACAAGGCCGAACATGGCCGTATCATGCGCGAAACACTGGTCGCGCTCGGACAAGCCATCTGA
- a CDS encoding aromatic ring-hydroxylating dioxygenase subunit alpha, with translation MTYPLNRWYVAGFDWEVTDAPLGRTFLDRPVVLFRDATGRVAALEDRCCHRALPLSCGRVEDGALRCGYHGLLFAADGQCIDVPGQARIPGKARVAPYPVAVVDQVIWIWMAQETGGQPDREPPRVPAHADPRYRFRGGAFHYQAPYQLIHDNLLDLSHVGYVHTKTIGGNARVHMEAPTNVAADGEHVRVVRRMMASTPPATYTAAWPFEGAIDRWQEIDFHVSHLQIFTGAVDAGAEPIDNPDRGGFHMRGFHGVTPETATTSHYFWTMAASSHPDGPDNLETVYRQTADTFEEDRVIIEAQWRNMQRFGQPPMVDIHVDAGANRARRVIALLKENDVENNRESAVQ, from the coding sequence ATGACCTATCCACTGAACCGCTGGTACGTTGCCGGCTTCGACTGGGAGGTGACCGACGCGCCGCTCGGCCGCACCTTCCTCGACCGCCCGGTCGTGCTGTTCCGCGACGCCACCGGCCGGGTTGCCGCCCTCGAAGACCGCTGCTGCCACCGCGCCCTGCCCCTTTCCTGCGGCCGTGTCGAGGATGGCGCGCTGCGCTGCGGCTACCATGGCCTGTTGTTCGCCGCCGATGGCCAGTGCATCGACGTGCCCGGCCAGGCCAGGATTCCTGGCAAGGCGCGCGTGGCGCCATACCCCGTCGCCGTCGTCGACCAGGTGATCTGGATCTGGATGGCACAGGAAACCGGTGGCCAGCCGGACCGCGAGCCTCCCCGCGTGCCCGCCCATGCCGACCCGCGCTATCGCTTCCGGGGTGGCGCGTTCCACTACCAGGCACCGTACCAGCTGATCCACGACAACCTGCTCGACCTGAGCCACGTGGGCTACGTGCACACGAAAACGATCGGCGGCAACGCCCGCGTGCACATGGAAGCGCCGACGAACGTGGCGGCCGACGGTGAACACGTGCGGGTGGTGCGCAGGATGATGGCGTCGACGCCACCGGCCACCTATACGGCGGCGTGGCCGTTCGAGGGCGCCATCGACCGCTGGCAGGAGATCGATTTCCACGTGAGCCACCTGCAGATCTTCACGGGCGCCGTCGATGCCGGTGCCGAACCGATCGACAATCCGGATCGGGGCGGCTTCCACATGCGCGGCTTCCACGGCGTCACGCCGGAAACGGCAACCACGTCGCACTACTTCTGGACGATGGCCGCATCGAGCCACCCCGACGGGCCGGACAACCTGGAGACCGTGTACCGGCAAACGGCCGACACCTTCGAGGAAGACCGCGTGATCATCGAGGCGCAGTGGCGCAACATGCAGCGCTTTGGCCAGCCGCCGATGGTGGATATCCACGTCGATGCGGGCGCGAACCGGGCAAGGCGCGTCATCGCGCTGCTGAAAGAGAACGATGTGGAAAACAACCGGGAAAGCGCCGTGCAATGA
- a CDS encoding fumarylacetoacetate hydrolase family protein: MKLATLKSDRPDGRLVVVSRDLSRAVDAGAIAASLLDAVERWDDVAASLQALYERLNEQTGTGTADGSFLFDPAACAAPLPRTWQWCDASAFLNHGRLMERAFNTEPIPDFDTIPVMYQGASDDFLGPCDDVPLPDESLGIDFEGEFGVITGTVPMGASAAVALSRVRLLVQVNDWSLRKLGPREMKTGFGFLQCKPSTSFAPVAITPDELGGAWHDGRVKLDLHVQWNGAWFGNPNGAEMNYGFGQLIAHAARTRRLAAGTVIGSGTVSNESRAAGSACIAERRVIEIIDHGEPRTEFMRFGDRVSMAARDSQGEAPFGTIDQRVVRANPQA, from the coding sequence ATGAAACTCGCCACCCTGAAATCGGACCGCCCGGATGGCCGGCTGGTCGTCGTGTCGCGCGACCTGTCGCGGGCCGTGGATGCCGGCGCCATCGCGGCCAGCCTGCTCGACGCGGTCGAGCGCTGGGATGACGTTGCCGCGTCCTTGCAGGCCTTGTACGAGCGGCTGAACGAGCAGACGGGCACCGGCACCGCAGACGGCAGTTTCCTGTTCGACCCCGCGGCCTGCGCCGCGCCGCTGCCGCGCACCTGGCAGTGGTGCGACGCCTCGGCGTTCCTGAACCACGGCCGTCTCATGGAACGGGCCTTCAACACGGAACCGATTCCCGATTTCGACACGATCCCCGTGATGTACCAGGGCGCGTCGGACGATTTCCTCGGCCCTTGCGACGACGTGCCGCTGCCGGACGAAAGCCTGGGCATCGACTTCGAGGGCGAGTTCGGCGTGATCACCGGCACGGTGCCGATGGGGGCCAGTGCCGCCGTGGCGCTCTCACGGGTGCGCCTCCTGGTGCAGGTGAACGACTGGAGCCTGCGCAAGCTGGGTCCGCGCGAAATGAAGACGGGCTTCGGTTTCCTGCAGTGCAAACCATCGACCAGCTTCGCCCCGGTTGCCATCACGCCCGACGAACTGGGCGGCGCGTGGCATGACGGGCGGGTAAAGCTCGACCTGCACGTGCAGTGGAACGGTGCATGGTTCGGCAATCCCAACGGTGCGGAGATGAACTACGGCTTTGGACAGCTGATTGCCCATGCGGCGCGCACGCGGCGCCTTGCCGCGGGCACGGTGATCGGCTCCGGCACCGTGTCGAACGAAAGCCGCGCCGCTGGATCGGCATGCATCGCCGAGCGCCGCGTGATCGAGATCATCGACCATGGCGAACCGCGCACGGAGTTCATGCGCTTCGGCGATCGGGTATCGATGGCGGCGCGGGATAGCCAGGGAGAAGCGCCGTTCGGCACCATCGACCAGCGCGTGGTCCGCGCGAACCCGCAGGCTTGA
- a CDS encoding porin: MKRTLLAAALLGTFAIAHAADLGSDNLSITGFGTLAAAKSNTEDARYTRSNQREGTAGTTTIGLDSNLGLQATYKFSDKLSATTQILSRKSTGDSFTTELAWAFVKYQVNDDVAVRVGRVVMPTFLISDYQNVGYANTMMRPPTELYGSNFLENIDGADVSWQHSVGETNFTAQAVAGVVRGKAYTAQDKSVERFQSPHAAFAFTAERGPVLLRVAHVRGKLTIDAKDLNMLADAVSHAGFGQFASDFSMREKKVISFTSVGLMADWNNIVVQSEYGIRRGVDKMFLADADAWYTMAGYRFGKVLPYYAHGSFKSKPSVDIPAGLANIPALYGAMSGILAPTGQKSDTIGVRWDFAKSAALKVQVDRIKPGVKNALLSDVTPAGVGKNVTVVAAGVDFVF, translated from the coding sequence ATGAAACGCACACTGTTAGCTGCAGCGCTCCTCGGCACCTTTGCCATCGCCCACGCGGCCGATCTCGGCAGCGACAACCTCAGCATCACCGGCTTCGGCACCCTGGCAGCCGCGAAAAGCAATACGGAAGATGCCCGCTACACGCGCTCGAACCAGCGCGAAGGCACGGCCGGCACGACGACCATCGGCCTCGATTCGAACCTGGGCCTGCAGGCCACGTACAAGTTTTCCGACAAGCTGTCGGCCACCACGCAGATCCTGTCGCGCAAGTCGACCGGCGACAGCTTCACGACCGAGCTGGCCTGGGCATTCGTGAAATACCAGGTCAACGACGATGTCGCCGTGCGGGTGGGCCGCGTGGTGATGCCGACCTTCCTCATCTCCGATTACCAGAACGTGGGCTATGCCAACACGATGATGCGTCCGCCGACCGAGCTGTATGGCTCGAACTTCCTCGAGAATATCGACGGCGCGGACGTCAGCTGGCAGCACAGCGTGGGCGAGACGAACTTCACGGCGCAGGCGGTAGCCGGCGTGGTGCGCGGCAAGGCCTACACGGCGCAGGACAAGTCGGTGGAGCGCTTCCAGTCGCCGCACGCGGCGTTCGCCTTCACGGCCGAACGCGGCCCGGTGCTGCTGCGTGTCGCCCACGTGCGCGGCAAGCTGACGATCGACGCGAAAGACCTGAACATGCTGGCGGATGCCGTGTCGCATGCCGGCTTCGGCCAGTTCGCCAGCGATTTCAGCATGCGCGAGAAGAAGGTGATCTCGTTTACCTCGGTGGGCCTGATGGCTGACTGGAACAACATCGTCGTGCAATCGGAATACGGCATCCGCCGCGGCGTGGACAAGATGTTCCTGGCCGACGCGGATGCGTGGTACACGATGGCCGGCTATCGCTTCGGCAAGGTGCTGCCTTACTACGCGCACGGCAGCTTCAAGTCCAAGCCCTCGGTCGACATCCCGGCCGGCCTGGCGAACATTCCCGCGCTGTACGGCGCGATGTCGGGCATTCTCGCGCCCACCGGCCAGAAGTCGGACACGATCGGCGTGCGCTGGGACTTCGCCAAGTCGGCCGCGCTGAAGGTGCAGGTCGACCGCATCAAGCCGGGCGTCAAGAATGCGCTGCTGTCGGACGTCACGCCAGCCGGCGTGGGCAAGAACGTCACCGTCGTCGCCGCCGGCGTCGACTTCGTGTTTTAA
- a CDS encoding NAD-dependent epimerase/dehydratase family protein, whose product MHIAITGAGGFVGAALTRHIAAHGLPGLPAVSRLTLVDRHFDILPDDARIRVLHGDFGVEAVLDEMFDEQVDVLFHLASVPGAEAERDSALGYRVNLVAPLALFERAAAQEQAVRIVHASSIAVYGGTLPETVDDSTPPRPDISYGAHKLVGEIVLADLSRRGLVDGVSLRLPGIVARPGLSAGHGSAFMSAIMRAAQAGERYACPVAPAAACWWMSVACCVANLAHAAALDGARLPENRVVTLPVLRLTVADVIAALARRFGAQAVAGIRWVPDERIEQLFGRMPHQAPGIAGHLGFMHDGDSDLLVGRATQA is encoded by the coding sequence ATGCATATCGCGATCACCGGTGCCGGCGGGTTCGTCGGCGCCGCACTGACGCGGCACATCGCGGCGCACGGCTTGCCTGGCCTTCCGGCCGTCAGCCGGCTGACACTGGTGGACCGTCACTTCGACATCTTGCCCGACGATGCGCGAATCCGGGTGCTGCACGGCGACTTTGGCGTCGAGGCGGTGCTCGACGAAATGTTCGACGAGCAGGTCGACGTGCTGTTCCACCTGGCCAGCGTGCCTGGAGCCGAAGCCGAGCGCGATTCCGCGCTGGGCTACCGCGTCAACCTGGTGGCGCCGCTGGCCCTGTTCGAGCGTGCGGCGGCGCAGGAGCAGGCGGTCCGGATCGTCCATGCCAGCAGCATCGCCGTGTATGGCGGCACGCTGCCGGAAACGGTCGACGACAGCACGCCACCGCGCCCCGACATCAGCTACGGTGCCCACAAGCTGGTGGGCGAGATCGTGCTGGCCGACCTGTCCCGGCGCGGCCTCGTCGATGGTGTGTCGCTGCGCCTGCCGGGCATCGTGGCGCGCCCCGGGCTGTCGGCCGGGCATGGCTCGGCCTTCATGAGCGCCATCATGCGCGCGGCACAGGCCGGGGAGCGCTATGCGTGCCCGGTGGCGCCGGCGGCGGCGTGCTGGTGGATGTCCGTGGCATGCTGTGTCGCCAACCTGGCGCACGCGGCGGCGCTCGACGGTGCGCGGTTGCCGGAGAACCGCGTCGTCACGCTGCCGGTACTGCGCCTGACGGTGGCGGACGTGATTGCGGCGTTGGCCCGAAGGTTCGGCGCGCAAGCCGTGGCCGGCATCCGCTGGGTGCCCGACGAACGTATCGAACAGCTGTTCGGACGCATGCCGCACCAGGCGCCAGGCATCGCCGGACACCTTGGCTTCATGCATGACGGTGACAGCGACCTGCTGGTCGGCAGGGCAACACAAGCTTGA
- a CDS encoding cupin-like domain-containing protein, giving the protein MSSEEFKQGATQNRGQPDARGAARLPPTRQESEAAAADRAAHQEARERRDAQVRGVTSIAAMRDAIKATARSLPAITSVPRIGPLDPAAFRERASLGLPFLMTGIVDRWPLAALTVQTLRDHYSDLPVRARVGDYVNTAFAPDRAMRDMRLLEYLDLVAAGTPGLPPYLGNLEMRELNRLCHWPAFFDKIGPPRFWLGPAGTVTPLHCDYDDNVFAQIWGTKRIMLVPPHHDAWLYPNEANAILFGSPFDPEAPDYERFPLARQATVIECIVGPGDMLYVPAGWYHQVRSLTFSLSSNRWARAIPFSVRGDASLRAAPPVPL; this is encoded by the coding sequence ATGTCATCAGAAGAGTTCAAGCAAGGGGCCACGCAAAACCGCGGGCAGCCGGACGCCCGCGGCGCTGCGCGCCTGCCACCCACCCGGCAGGAATCGGAGGCGGCCGCCGCCGACCGGGCGGCCCACCAGGAAGCCCGCGAGCGCAGGGATGCGCAGGTGCGTGGTGTCACGTCCATCGCGGCGATGCGGGACGCCATCAAGGCTACCGCGCGCAGCCTGCCGGCGATTACAAGCGTGCCGCGCATCGGCCCCCTCGACCCGGCGGCGTTCCGGGAAAGGGCTTCGCTGGGCTTGCCGTTCCTGATGACGGGCATCGTCGATCGCTGGCCACTGGCGGCGCTCACGGTGCAGACGCTGCGCGACCATTACAGCGACCTGCCTGTACGGGCGCGGGTGGGCGATTACGTCAACACGGCATTCGCGCCCGACCGGGCGATGCGCGACATGCGCCTGCTCGAGTATCTCGACCTCGTGGCAGCCGGGACACCAGGCTTGCCGCCTTACCTGGGCAACCTGGAGATGCGCGAACTCAATCGCCTTTGCCACTGGCCCGCCTTCTTCGACAAGATCGGCCCGCCGCGCTTCTGGCTCGGCCCGGCCGGCACCGTGACGCCACTGCATTGCGACTACGACGACAATGTTTTCGCGCAGATCTGGGGGACCAAGCGGATCATGCTGGTACCGCCCCATCACGATGCGTGGCTGTACCCGAACGAGGCCAACGCGATCCTGTTCGGCTCCCCGTTCGATCCCGAGGCCCCGGACTATGAACGGTTCCCGCTCGCGCGGCAGGCAACCGTCATCGAATGCATCGTCGGTCCCGGAGACATGCTCTACGTGCCGGCCGGCTGGTACCACCAGGTGCGCTCGCTGACATTCTCGCTGTCATCGAACCGCTGGGCCAGGGCCATCCCGTTTTCCGTGCGGGGCGATGCCTCGTTGCGCGCGGCGCCGCCAGTCCCACTCTGA